A portion of the Pseudomonas sp. GR 6-02 genome contains these proteins:
- a CDS encoding vWA domain-containing protein: MLNGRPRQRDDLLFHLRTRTPHELWLVIVDASASTRRHQALSDAKGLLAQLFDDAYRQRARLALLTASGHLPKWQVQGLKASAGLRDWLEGLGAGGGTPMLAALGEAGRWLAVRQKRFPAEQQRLLLVTDGRLKDWSTLPELDCPGLLIDIERGPIRLGRAKVLAAQLQIDYRHIDELI; encoded by the coding sequence TTGCTCAATGGCCGACCGCGTCAACGCGATGACCTATTGTTCCATCTGCGGACCCGCACCCCGCATGAACTGTGGCTGGTGATCGTCGATGCCTCGGCTTCGACCCGGCGCCATCAGGCGTTGAGCGATGCCAAGGGCTTGCTGGCGCAACTGTTCGACGATGCCTATCGCCAGCGCGCACGCCTGGCTTTGCTGACCGCCAGCGGTCACTTGCCGAAGTGGCAGGTGCAGGGGTTGAAAGCTTCTGCGGGCTTACGCGATTGGCTTGAGGGATTGGGCGCCGGCGGCGGGACGCCGATGCTGGCGGCGCTTGGCGAGGCGGGGCGCTGGCTGGCGGTCCGGCAAAAGCGTTTTCCGGCCGAACAGCAGCGGCTGCTGCTAGTGACAGATGGACGGTTGAAGGACTGGTCGACATTGCCGGAGCTGGATTGTCCGGGGTTGCTGATCGACATCGAGCGCGGTCCGATTCGGCTCGGGCGGGCAAAGGTGTTGGCAGCTCAGTTACAGATTGATTATCGGCATATCGATGAGCTGATTTAA
- the cobW gene encoding cobalamin biosynthesis protein CobW, with translation MKTLAKLPVTIVTGFLGSGKTTLLRHMLDNAQGRRIAVIVNEFGELGIDGEILKQCSIGCTEEEASGRVYELANGCLCCTVQEEFFPVMRELVARRGDLDHILIETSGLALPKPLVQAFQWPEIRSACTVDAVITVVDSPAVAAGTFAAFPDQVDAQRKLDPNLDHESPLHELFADQLASADLVILNKADLISAADLARVRLEVAEELPPAVKVIEASSGRLPLDVLIGLGAGSEEHIDSRHSHHDHHHEGEDDHDHDHDAFDSISIELPQADESLLMDALTQLVVQHGILRVKGFAAVPNKPMRLLIQGVGTRFDKHFDRQWGAEEARTTRLVLIGQALDAVQLEAQLRAALSV, from the coding sequence ATGAAAACACTGGCCAAACTCCCCGTCACCATCGTTACCGGCTTCCTCGGTTCGGGCAAAACCACCTTGCTGCGGCACATGCTCGACAACGCCCAGGGCCGTCGCATCGCGGTGATCGTCAACGAGTTCGGCGAGCTGGGCATCGACGGCGAGATCCTCAAGCAGTGCTCAATCGGCTGCACCGAAGAAGAGGCCAGCGGCCGCGTCTACGAATTGGCCAACGGCTGCCTGTGCTGCACCGTTCAGGAGGAATTCTTCCCGGTGATGCGCGAGTTGGTTGCTCGCCGCGGCGACCTCGACCACATCCTCATCGAAACCTCGGGCCTGGCCCTGCCAAAGCCTTTGGTTCAAGCCTTCCAGTGGCCGGAAATCCGCAGCGCCTGCACCGTTGACGCGGTGATCACCGTGGTCGACAGCCCGGCCGTCGCTGCCGGCACTTTCGCTGCATTCCCGGATCAAGTGGACGCCCAGCGCAAACTCGACCCGAACCTGGACCACGAATCGCCGCTGCACGAACTGTTCGCCGACCAACTGGCCAGCGCCGACCTGGTGATTCTCAACAAGGCCGACCTGATCAGCGCCGCAGACCTGGCCCGCGTGCGCCTGGAAGTCGCCGAAGAGCTGCCACCGGCGGTGAAAGTCATCGAAGCCAGCAGCGGTCGCTTGCCACTGGACGTGCTGATCGGCCTCGGTGCCGGTTCCGAAGAACACATCGACAGCCGTCACAGCCATCACGATCATCACCATGAAGGTGAAGACGACCACGATCACGACCATGACGCGTTCGACTCCATCTCGATCGAGCTGCCACAAGCCGACGAAAGCCTGCTGATGGACGCGCTGACGCAACTGGTGGTGCAGCACGGTATTCTGCGGGTCAAGGGTTTCGCGGCGGTGCCGAACAAGCCGATGCGCCTGCTGATTCAGGGCGTGGGCACGCGTTTCGACAAGCACTTTGACCGTCAGTGGGGCGCCGAGGAAGCGCGCACCACCCGTCTGGTGTTGATCGGTCAGGCGCTGGACGCCGTTCAACTCGAAGCGCAATTGCGCGCTGCGCTCAGCGTTTAA
- a CDS encoding phospholipase D-like domain-containing protein yields the protein MRVLARNDQDDFRVKAYAGTNGVLLAIDLAEPRRKGLLGFAIEKQQGDKPWLFLFNSLTFPGKDHTFPQFHATPSDAAPLQKFRWADYAVNPGVTIHYRVHLAYGTADAPQLGESLEVTVTTDDGLPKGQNVIFNRAVAASQAFQRKFADLDALLSVNKTLPIEEWPDAPRQWLENGLLARLLGFIERAVDGQWALDIAIYEYQLQAIVDAVNAAFERGVKVRVLYHAQPGEDTTALNEASLEKIPAANKRGRVTHNIFHDKFMVLSRLDAAGQHQPEAVLCGSTNFTANGVYRQANVVHVLDDARIGATYLQTFEQVWATPTDVGATRDWLTEHNPMQPDQPLFAGFSPRSGEGDLSEFIKIINAAKKDLLFVTAFTLPDKILNALLGQPHDDILRYGLQNTVSNITGFHADRTAEFAATALLNTGLEGWLKENMKGQKGNLLVHTKAIVVDFTSDSPTIISGSHNLSDAASNGNDENYLIIRGDTDLADRYGLELLRFYEHYRFRYFAKKLQLKQVRPLAADDSWTDDYYREGDLRMLSRLRFSGR from the coding sequence ATGCGCGTTCTAGCCCGCAACGATCAGGACGATTTCCGCGTCAAAGCCTACGCTGGCACCAACGGTGTGCTGCTGGCCATCGACCTGGCCGAACCCCGCCGCAAAGGCCTGTTGGGGTTTGCCATCGAAAAACAGCAAGGTGACAAACCCTGGTTGTTTCTGTTCAACAGCCTGACCTTCCCCGGCAAGGATCATACGTTCCCTCAGTTTCACGCCACCCCCAGCGATGCCGCGCCTTTGCAGAAATTTCGCTGGGCCGATTACGCGGTCAATCCGGGTGTGACGATCCATTATCGGGTTCACCTGGCTTATGGCACTGCCGATGCGCCACAGTTGGGTGAAAGCCTGGAAGTGACGGTCACCACGGACGATGGCCTGCCCAAGGGGCAGAACGTGATATTCAACCGGGCAGTGGCTGCCAGTCAGGCGTTCCAGCGCAAATTCGCCGACCTCGATGCGCTACTCAGCGTCAACAAGACACTGCCCATCGAAGAGTGGCCCGATGCGCCGCGCCAATGGCTGGAAAATGGTCTGCTCGCACGCTTGCTCGGGTTTATCGAGCGTGCCGTGGATGGCCAGTGGGCGCTGGACATCGCGATCTATGAATACCAGTTGCAGGCGATCGTCGATGCGGTGAACGCCGCCTTCGAGCGTGGCGTAAAGGTTCGGGTCCTGTACCACGCCCAACCTGGCGAAGACACCACGGCGCTGAACGAAGCCAGCCTGGAAAAAATCCCGGCGGCGAACAAACGCGGGCGGGTCACCCACAATATCTTTCACGACAAGTTCATGGTCCTGAGCCGGCTCGATGCCGCGGGGCAGCATCAGCCCGAAGCGGTACTCTGCGGCAGTACCAACTTCACTGCCAACGGCGTCTACCGTCAGGCCAACGTCGTGCATGTGCTGGACGACGCTCGGATCGGCGCCACTTACCTGCAAACCTTCGAGCAGGTCTGGGCCACACCGACGGACGTCGGCGCCACGCGGGACTGGCTCACGGAACACAATCCGATGCAGCCTGACCAGCCGCTGTTCGCCGGTTTTTCACCGCGCTCGGGCGAGGGCGACTTGAGTGAGTTCATCAAGATCATCAACGCCGCCAAAAAAGACCTGCTGTTTGTCACCGCATTCACCTTGCCGGACAAAATACTCAACGCGCTGCTCGGCCAACCCCACGACGACATCTTGCGTTACGGCCTGCAAAACACGGTCAGCAACATCACCGGTTTCCATGCCGACCGCACCGCCGAATTCGCCGCCACCGCGCTGCTCAACACCGGCCTTGAAGGCTGGCTCAAGGAAAACATGAAAGGCCAGAAGGGCAACCTGCTGGTGCACACCAAAGCCATCGTCGTCGATTTCACCAGCGACTCACCGACCATCATCAGCGGCAGCCACAACCTCAGTGACGCGGCCAGCAACGGCAATGACGAAAACTACCTGATCATCCGTGGCGACACCGACCTGGCCGATCGTTACGGGCTGGAACTGCTGCGCTTCTACGAACATTACCGGTTCCGCTACTTCGCAAAGAAACTGCAACTCAAGCAGGTCCGGCCGTTGGCGGCGGATGACAGCTGGACCGATGACTATTACCGCGAGGGCGACCTGCGGATGTTGTCGCGGCTGCGTTTTTCCGGACGATAA
- the cobN gene encoding cobaltochelatase subunit CobN: MHLLRTQPGGFVSDDNIADLGQTPAELVILCSGDSSLALLAEAAQQLPDDYPSLRLANPMQVQNHASVDLYVDEVLRHAKVILISLHGGIAYWRYGIERLVELSQRGVQLILVPGDDRPDPELSDLSTVAPEDRDRLWHFLRQGGMANALDLFRCLASRWLGRDYPCSEPQTLPRTAIYHPQKSPAHLQDWQADWQADQPVAAVLFYRSHLQAANTGFIDIFCQRLQAAGLNPLPIALASLKEPGCLAVVEDWLDEVEAGVILNTTGFAQSSPEAPHLRPFRRNIPVIQAICAQDNEPGWRASEQGLGPRDLAMHIALPELDGRIISRPISFKDLAWRSERSQSDVVCYRPQPERMDFVAELARRWIDLARLPNSEKRIALILANYPTRDGRIGNGVGLDTPAAALNILRALYAEGYPLPAELPDSGTALIQQLLGGVSNDLDTIDQRPCQQSLALDDYFLMFNALPEANREAVLQRWGTPESDPMFRGGRMMIAGLRFGLTFVGIQPARGYQVDPSAVYHDPDLVPPHGYLAFYFWLRNTYGAHGVIHVGKHGNLEWLPGKGVGLSENCWPDALLGPLPNIYPFIVNDPGEGAQAKRRTQAVIIDHLMPPLTRAETYGPLRNLELLADEYYEAQLLDPRRARELQRDILQLVRDTHIDRELQLDEKLDSDADAAIWLPRLDTYLCDLKESQIRDGLHVFGESPTGRLRIDTLLALLRIPRGDGRGAQSSVLRALAKAFELGFDPLDCVLADPWNGPRPDALQAVSDELWRTAGDTRERLELFAAQLISRTLNAEPGPCGSEPLWRGGLPPLGREAAPKNGTAAQSNGGKPPRHKAPHHLDPLPQEADWSDVSAIIDSLREVVAPRLDACGPAEMRGLLDALSGRFVPAGPSGAPSRGRLDVLPTGRNFYSVDVRNLPTTTAWRIGFQSANLILERHLQDHGDHLRQLGLSVWGTATMRTGGDDIAQAMALMGVRPVWATGSQRVDDFEILPLSLLDRPRVDVTLRVSGFFRDAFANLIRLFDAAVQAVAALDEPDDLNPLAAKVRAEREALLTSGLDEEAARRQAGWRIFGAKPGAYGAGVQGAIDGRLWQSREDLAEVYLNWGGYAYGGSDEGTAAREQFAQRLSQVQAVLQNQDNREHDLLDSNDYYQFQGGMLAAVESLGGAAAASYHGDHSQPDLPKIRTLKEELNRVIRSRAANPKWIDGIKRHGYKGAFELAATVDNLFAFDATTQLIDDHQYALLADAYLLDPATREFVREHNPHALRDMTERLLEAQQRGMWQEPGEYREALENLLLDIEEDS; encoded by the coding sequence ATGCACCTGCTCAGGACCCAGCCCGGCGGTTTCGTGTCGGATGACAACATTGCCGACCTTGGACAAACCCCCGCCGAGCTGGTGATCCTGTGCAGCGGCGATTCCAGTCTGGCGTTGCTCGCCGAGGCGGCGCAGCAGCTGCCCGACGATTACCCGAGCCTGCGCCTGGCCAACCCGATGCAGGTGCAGAATCACGCCTCGGTCGATCTTTATGTCGACGAAGTGCTGCGCCACGCCAAGGTGATTCTGATCTCGCTGCACGGCGGCATCGCCTATTGGCGTTACGGCATCGAGCGTCTGGTGGAATTGTCCCAGCGCGGTGTGCAGTTGATTCTGGTGCCGGGTGACGATCGCCCGGACCCGGAACTCAGCGATCTGAGCACCGTGGCCCCCGAAGACCGCGACCGGCTCTGGCACTTCCTGCGTCAGGGCGGCATGGCCAATGCGCTCGACCTGTTTCGCTGCCTTGCCAGTCGTTGGCTGGGTCGTGATTATCCATGCTCCGAGCCGCAAACCCTGCCACGCACCGCGATCTACCACCCGCAAAAAAGCCCCGCGCACCTTCAGGATTGGCAAGCCGATTGGCAGGCCGATCAGCCGGTGGCGGCGGTGCTGTTTTACCGCTCGCACTTGCAGGCGGCGAACACCGGTTTCATCGATATTTTCTGCCAGCGTTTGCAGGCGGCAGGGCTCAACCCGTTGCCGATTGCGCTGGCCAGTCTGAAAGAGCCAGGCTGCCTGGCGGTGGTCGAGGACTGGCTGGATGAAGTTGAGGCGGGGGTGATTCTGAACACCACCGGTTTCGCCCAGTCCAGCCCTGAAGCGCCGCATCTGCGGCCGTTTCGTCGCAACATCCCGGTGATTCAGGCGATCTGCGCCCAGGACAACGAGCCCGGTTGGCGTGCCAGCGAGCAAGGCCTCGGTCCCCGTGACTTGGCGATGCACATCGCGCTGCCGGAGCTGGACGGGCGAATCATCAGTCGGCCGATCAGCTTCAAGGATCTGGCGTGGCGCAGCGAGCGCAGTCAGTCCGATGTGGTTTGCTATCGACCACAACCGGAACGCATGGATTTTGTCGCTGAACTGGCGCGGCGCTGGATCGATCTGGCGCGGCTGCCCAACAGCGAAAAACGCATCGCCCTGATCCTCGCCAACTACCCGACTCGCGATGGACGCATCGGTAATGGCGTCGGTCTCGACACCCCGGCCGCGGCGCTGAACATCCTGCGTGCCCTGTACGCCGAAGGTTATCCGTTGCCGGCCGAGCTGCCGGACAGCGGCACCGCGCTGATCCAGCAACTGCTCGGTGGTGTCAGCAATGATCTGGACACTATCGATCAACGTCCGTGCCAGCAAAGCCTGGCGCTGGATGATTACTTTTTGATGTTCAACGCACTGCCCGAAGCCAATCGCGAGGCGGTGCTGCAACGTTGGGGCACGCCCGAAAGCGATCCGATGTTCCGTGGCGGGCGAATGATGATTGCCGGGTTGCGCTTCGGCCTGACCTTCGTCGGCATTCAACCGGCGCGGGGTTATCAGGTTGACCCGAGCGCGGTCTATCACGACCCGGACCTGGTGCCGCCCCACGGTTATCTGGCGTTCTACTTCTGGTTGCGCAACACCTACGGCGCCCACGGCGTGATCCATGTCGGCAAGCACGGTAACCTCGAATGGCTGCCGGGCAAGGGCGTCGGGTTATCTGAAAACTGCTGGCCCGACGCGCTGCTCGGACCGCTGCCGAACATCTATCCGTTCATCGTCAACGACCCGGGCGAGGGTGCCCAAGCCAAGCGCCGCACGCAAGCGGTGATCATCGATCACCTGATGCCACCGCTGACCCGCGCCGAAACCTACGGCCCGCTGCGCAACCTTGAGTTGTTGGCTGACGAATATTACGAAGCGCAGTTGCTCGATCCGCGCCGCGCCCGGGAACTGCAACGCGACATTCTGCAACTGGTGCGCGACACGCACATTGATCGCGAACTGCAGCTGGACGAGAAGCTCGACAGCGATGCCGACGCGGCGATCTGGTTGCCGCGCCTGGACACTTACCTGTGTGACTTGAAGGAATCGCAGATCCGCGATGGCCTGCACGTGTTTGGCGAGTCGCCGACCGGGCGATTGCGCATCGACACTTTATTGGCTTTGCTGCGCATTCCTCGCGGTGACGGTCGTGGCGCGCAATCGAGCGTGCTGCGGGCGCTGGCCAAGGCGTTCGAATTGGGCTTCGATCCACTGGATTGCGTGTTGGCTGATCCTTGGAACGGTCCTCGGCCGGATGCCTTGCAGGCGGTCAGTGATGAGCTGTGGCGCACGGCGGGGGATACCCGTGAGCGTCTGGAACTGTTCGCCGCGCAACTAATCTCGCGGACGTTGAATGCCGAGCCTGGCCCGTGTGGGAGCGAACCTTTGTGGCGAGGGGGCTTGCCCCCGTTGGGTCGCGAAGCGGCCCCAAAAAACGGGACTGCTGCGCAGTCCAACGGGGGCAAGCCCCCTCGCCACAAGGCCCCTCACCACCTAGACCCGCTCCCACAGGAGGCAGATTGGTCCGACGTGAGCGCGATCATCGACAGTTTGCGCGAGGTCGTCGCCCCGCGCCTGGACGCCTGCGGCCCGGCGGAAATGCGCGGCCTGCTGGACGCCCTCAGCGGGCGATTCGTCCCGGCCGGGCCGAGTGGTGCGCCCAGCCGTGGACGGCTGGACGTGTTGCCCACCGGGCGCAATTTCTATTCGGTGGACGTGCGCAACCTGCCGACCACCACGGCGTGGCGCATCGGTTTTCAATCCGCGAACCTGATTCTTGAGCGGCACTTGCAGGATCACGGCGATCACTTGCGTCAGCTCGGCCTGTCGGTCTGGGGCACCGCGACCATGCGCACCGGCGGCGATGACATTGCCCAGGCCATGGCCTTGATGGGTGTGCGGCCGGTGTGGGCGACGGGCAGTCAGCGGGTCGACGACTTCGAGATTCTGCCGTTGAGCCTGCTGGACCGGCCGCGGGTGGACGTGACCTTGCGCGTCTCCGGATTCTTCCGCGATGCCTTTGCCAACCTGATCCGGCTGTTCGACGCCGCCGTGCAAGCGGTCGCCGCGCTGGATGAACCGGACGATCTCAACCCGTTGGCAGCCAAGGTTCGTGCCGAGCGCGAAGCGCTGCTGACGTCCGGTCTGGATGAAGAAGCGGCCAGGCGACAGGCCGGCTGGCGGATCTTCGGGGCCAAACCGGGTGCTTACGGTGCCGGCGTGCAAGGTGCCATCGACGGTCGTTTGTGGCAGAGCCGCGAAGACCTGGCCGAGGTTTACCTGAACTGGGGCGGCTACGCTTACGGCGGCTCCGATGAAGGCACCGCCGCACGCGAGCAGTTCGCCCAGCGTCTGAGCCAGGTGCAGGCCGTGCTGCAAAATCAGGACAACCGCGAGCACGACTTGCTCGATTCCAACGACTATTACCAGTTCCAGGGCGGCATGCTGGCGGCCGTCGAAAGCCTCGGCGGCGCAGCGGCGGCGAGTTATCACGGCGACCACAGTCAGCCGGACTTGCCGAAGATCCGCACATTGAAGGAAGAGCTGAACCGGGTGATCCGTTCCCGGGCGGCCAATCCGAAATGGATCGACGGGATCAAGCGTCATGGCTATAAAGGCGCGTTCGAACTGGCGGCGACGGTCGATAACCTGTTTGCGTTCGACGCCACCACGCAGTTGATCGACGATCACCAGTATGCGTTGCTGGCGGACGCCTATTTGCTTGATCCGGCGACCCGGGAGTTTGTTCGCGAACACAATCCCCACGCCTTGCGCGACATGACCGAGCGCCTGCTCGAAGCGCAGCAACGGGGGATGTGGCAGGAGCCGGGTGAATACCGCGAGGCGCTGGAGAATTTGTTGCTGGACATAGAAGAAGACAGTTAG
- a CDS encoding ATP-binding protein: MTDTPHFPLSAVVGADDLKLALYLTAIDPKIGGVLIEGPRGMAKSTLARGLADLLASGQFVTLPLGATEERLVGTLDLDAALSEGRAQFSPGVLAKADGGVLYVDEVNLLPDHLVDLLLDVAASGTNLIERDGISHRHSAKFVLIGTMNPEEGELRPQLLDRFGLNVALSGHTAPAERGQIIRRRLDFDSDPQGFCAEWESQQHALRERCQKARAALASIPLDDAALAQITERCFAAGVDGLRADLVWLRAARAHAAWRGANAIAEEDIDAVAEFALRHRRREHSTSAPQNSQAPQQSPAQTTNPNEGQGQWGEMPAQALPVGARREVPSWPKKP; the protein is encoded by the coding sequence ATGACCGACACCCCCCATTTCCCGCTCTCCGCCGTGGTCGGCGCCGATGACTTGAAGCTCGCCCTGTACCTGACCGCCATCGACCCGAAAATCGGAGGCGTGCTGATCGAAGGCCCGCGCGGCATGGCCAAGTCGACCCTGGCCCGAGGCCTGGCGGACCTGCTGGCCAGCGGTCAATTCGTTACCTTGCCCCTGGGCGCCACCGAAGAACGGCTGGTCGGCACCCTCGATCTCGACGCGGCCTTGAGCGAAGGGCGCGCACAGTTTTCTCCGGGTGTATTGGCCAAGGCCGACGGCGGCGTGCTCTACGTCGATGAAGTGAACTTGCTGCCCGATCACCTCGTGGACCTGCTGCTCGACGTGGCCGCCAGCGGCACCAACCTGATCGAGCGCGACGGGATTTCCCATCGGCATTCGGCGAAGTTTGTGCTGATCGGCACCATGAACCCGGAAGAGGGCGAACTGCGCCCGCAACTGCTCGACCGCTTTGGCCTGAACGTCGCCCTCAGTGGCCATACCGCACCCGCCGAGCGCGGCCAGATCATCCGTCGTCGACTGGATTTCGACAGCGATCCGCAAGGGTTCTGCGCCGAGTGGGAAAGTCAGCAACACGCCCTGCGCGAGCGTTGCCAGAAGGCGCGTGCGGCCCTGGCGAGTATCCCGCTCGACGATGCCGCACTGGCGCAGATCACCGAGCGCTGCTTTGCTGCCGGCGTCGATGGCTTGCGGGCCGACCTGGTCTGGCTGCGCGCGGCGCGGGCACATGCGGCGTGGCGCGGTGCGAACGCCATTGCCGAAGAGGATATCGACGCGGTCGCCGAATTTGCCTTGCGTCATCGTCGTCGGGAGCATTCGACCTCTGCGCCGCAAAACTCCCAAGCGCCACAGCAATCCCCTGCGCAAACCACCAACCCGAACGAAGGTCAGGGCCAGTGGGGCGAAATGCCCGCCCAGGCGCTGCCGGTCGGTGCTCGACGTGAAGTGCCGAGCTGGCCAAAAAAGCCCTAG
- a CDS encoding thioredoxin family protein: MSSMSTQSLDPAYRKALNTWRPVILYFGNDHCPACEGAGPVFRAIAEKYKDHACIYMLDTSKSPRHPEVKGTPTLLFYEEGKLLTKLKGIGTPETLEEHFKKHIGKLRPKQIAHKPRHDLPWLQRTLSTLCTAPRARERLNARLMSNAMGK; the protein is encoded by the coding sequence ATGAGTTCGATGTCCACCCAGTCATTGGATCCGGCCTACCGCAAAGCGCTCAACACTTGGCGCCCGGTGATTCTGTATTTCGGCAACGACCACTGTCCCGCCTGCGAAGGGGCCGGACCGGTTTTCCGGGCCATTGCCGAGAAGTACAAAGATCATGCGTGCATCTATATGCTGGATACGAGCAAGTCCCCTCGGCATCCGGAAGTCAAAGGCACACCCACTTTGCTGTTCTACGAGGAGGGGAAGCTGCTGACGAAGCTCAAGGGCATAGGCACCCCGGAAACCCTGGAAGAACATTTCAAAAAGCACATCGGCAAGCTCAGGCCCAAACAGATTGCCCACAAACCCCGCCACGACTTGCCGTGGTTGCAGAGAACCCTCAGCACTTTATGCACTGCGCCTCGGGCACGGGAGCGGTTGAATGCACGTTTGATGAGTAATGCAATGGGCAAATAA
- a CDS encoding transporter substrate-binding domain-containing protein: protein MHRRLSLFKACVFVLAASAAAVGVAQAADSKLDSVLARGKLIVGTGSTNAPWHFQGADGKLQGFDIDIARMVAKGLFNDPSKVEFVVQSSDARIPNLLTDKVDMSCQFITVTASRAQQVAFTLPYYREGVGLLLPANSKYKEIEDLRAAADGVTVAVLQNVYAEELVHQALPKAKVDQYDSVDLMYQAVNSGRADAAATDQSSVKYLMVQNPGRYRSPTYAWSPQTYACAVKRGDQDWLNFVNTVLHEGMTGVEFPTYAASFKQWFGVDLPTPAIGFPVEFK from the coding sequence ATGCATCGTCGACTTTCCTTGTTTAAAGCGTGTGTTTTCGTACTCGCGGCTTCGGCCGCTGCCGTGGGTGTCGCTCAAGCGGCAGACAGCAAGCTCGACAGCGTGCTGGCCCGTGGGAAATTGATCGTGGGTACGGGCAGTACCAACGCGCCGTGGCACTTCCAGGGAGCCGACGGCAAGTTGCAGGGTTTTGATATCGATATCGCGCGGATGGTGGCCAAGGGGTTGTTCAACGACCCGAGCAAGGTCGAGTTCGTGGTGCAGTCGTCCGATGCGCGGATTCCGAACCTGCTGACCGACAAGGTCGATATGAGTTGCCAGTTCATCACCGTGACCGCCAGCCGGGCCCAACAGGTCGCGTTCACGCTGCCGTACTACCGTGAAGGTGTTGGCCTGTTGCTGCCGGCCAACAGCAAGTACAAGGAAATCGAAGACCTCAGGGCCGCCGCCGACGGCGTGACCGTGGCGGTGCTGCAGAACGTGTACGCCGAAGAACTGGTGCATCAGGCGCTGCCCAAGGCCAAGGTCGATCAGTACGACAGCGTGGATCTGATGTATCAGGCGGTGAACTCCGGCCGTGCCGACGCGGCGGCCACCGATCAGTCGTCGGTGAAATACCTGATGGTGCAGAACCCAGGCCGTTATCGCAGCCCGACCTACGCCTGGAGCCCGCAGACCTACGCCTGTGCGGTCAAACGCGGCGACCAGGACTGGCTGAACTTCGTCAACACCGTGCTGCATGAAGGCATGACTGGCGTTGAATTCCCGACTTACGCGGCGTCGTTCAAGCAGTGGTTCGGTGTCGACCTGCCTACACCTGCAATCGGTTTCCCAGTCGAATTCAAATGA